The proteins below come from a single Burkholderiales bacterium genomic window:
- a CDS encoding tripartite tricarboxylate transporter substrate binding protein: MAIFRTGLVVACALLMAPVHAQTWPSKPIRIVVASTPGGGADFVARLIAPKLTEALGQQVIVENRPGGGSTLGYDHGVRASAPDGYTLTLITPSYSINPSLHPLKFDAATDYTPIVMIAKGPLVPIVHPSLPAKNVRDLIAIARAKPGSITYGSTGPGAIIHLATALFESMAHIRMQHIPYKGGSAAMVDVIAGNIYLNFATPQTGLRQWKAGRVRALGVTSLTRLAAAPELAPIAEQGVPGYEVINWQSLIGPRGMPKPIVDRINAAVNAAVHAREMEEKLQADGVSPAGGTPEQLHAQILKEIGQWRKVIQTAGIKAE; the protein is encoded by the coding sequence GTGGCAATTTTCCGGACCGGGCTGGTCGTCGCGTGCGCGCTGCTCATGGCGCCGGTGCACGCACAAACGTGGCCGTCCAAACCCATCCGCATCGTGGTCGCCTCGACACCGGGCGGCGGCGCGGACTTCGTGGCGCGGCTGATCGCGCCCAAGCTCACCGAAGCGCTCGGCCAGCAGGTGATCGTCGAGAACCGGCCCGGCGGCGGGAGCACGCTCGGCTACGACCACGGCGTGCGCGCTTCAGCCCCGGACGGTTATACGCTGACGCTCATCACGCCGAGCTACAGCATCAACCCCAGCCTGCATCCGCTCAAGTTCGACGCCGCCACCGACTACACGCCGATCGTGATGATCGCCAAAGGCCCGCTCGTGCCGATCGTGCATCCGTCGCTTCCGGCGAAGAACGTGCGCGACCTCATCGCGATCGCCAGGGCGAAGCCGGGATCGATCACCTACGGGTCGACCGGTCCCGGCGCGATCATCCATCTCGCGACCGCGCTCTTCGAGAGCATGGCGCACATCCGCATGCAGCACATCCCCTACAAAGGCGGATCGGCCGCGATGGTGGACGTGATCGCCGGCAACATCTATCTCAACTTCGCGACGCCGCAGACGGGATTGCGCCAGTGGAAAGCCGGACGCGTGCGCGCGCTCGGCGTGACCAGCCTGACGCGGCTGGCGGCGGCGCCCGAGCTCGCGCCGATCGCCGAGCAGGGCGTGCCCGGCTACGAAGTCATCAACTGGCAGTCGCTGATCGGCCCCAGGGGCATGCCCAAGCCCATCGTCGATCGCATCAACGCGGCGGTGAACGCCGCGGTGCATGCGCGGGAGATGGAAGAGAAGCTGCAGGCCGACGGCGTCTCGCCTGCGGGCGGAACGCCCGAGCAGCTGCATGCGCAGATACTGAAAGAGATCGGGCAGTGGCGGAAGGTGATCCAGACCGCGGGGATCAAGGCTGAGTGA
- a CDS encoding PQQ-dependent dehydrogenase, methanol/ethanol family translates to MKKWIIAAAVAACWGQAQAQTAQELLDAKNTDHVLAFGMNPNLTMWSPLKQIDRSNVKRLVPVWSFSTANDMGELSQPTIYNGVMYVANGNWTYAIDVATGRQIWRTPVTYDRGALRVTTGGAYMRGAATIYNGKLFRQNIDAHIVALDMKTGKEVWRQKFAEWKESYGGIVAPTIANGVLISGMAGGDRTARGFVEGYDPDTGKRLWRFWTVPEPGQPGSETWPHKDFPDAWKYGGAATWQPGTYDPELDLFYIGTGNAEPYNPKYRGGMDSLYAASVLAIRPKTGELVWYYQYLPNDSFDFDGTAESILADMRIDGKPRKVLINVNKNGFVYVIDRTNGKLVSAHPFVAQNWAKHIDLKTGRPVLTDLLERAIKGETIDLAPRLATNATLSAYNQRTGTLYLNSWELIRVMKFVDPELQVGQGYTGIETSSKFPKPAGYHMAMNPLTGKVLWKTPLEDYASSAGMLGTEGGVLFTGKLTGEFLALDQDTGKQLWSWKTGSSVNAPPITYTHQGVQYVTILSGRGGSNPTRAVGAIVPSGGTVVTFALLRD, encoded by the coding sequence ATGAAGAAGTGGATCATCGCGGCCGCCGTCGCCGCATGCTGGGGGCAAGCGCAGGCGCAGACCGCGCAGGAGCTGCTCGACGCGAAGAACACCGACCACGTGCTCGCGTTCGGGATGAACCCGAACCTCACGATGTGGAGCCCGCTCAAACAGATCGACAGATCCAACGTCAAACGGCTCGTCCCGGTGTGGAGCTTCAGCACCGCGAACGACATGGGCGAGCTCTCCCAGCCGACGATCTACAACGGCGTCATGTACGTCGCGAACGGCAACTGGACGTACGCGATCGACGTCGCCACCGGCCGGCAGATCTGGCGCACGCCGGTGACCTACGACCGGGGTGCGCTGCGCGTGACGACCGGCGGCGCGTATATGCGCGGTGCAGCGACGATCTACAACGGAAAATTATTCCGGCAGAACATCGACGCGCACATCGTCGCGCTCGATATGAAGACCGGCAAGGAAGTCTGGAGGCAGAAGTTCGCCGAATGGAAGGAAAGCTACGGCGGCATCGTCGCGCCGACGATCGCCAACGGCGTGCTGATCTCGGGCATGGCGGGCGGCGATCGCACCGCGCGCGGCTTCGTCGAAGGCTACGACCCCGACACCGGCAAGCGGCTGTGGCGCTTCTGGACGGTGCCCGAGCCCGGACAGCCGGGCTCCGAGACCTGGCCGCACAAGGATTTTCCCGACGCGTGGAAGTACGGCGGGGCGGCGACGTGGCAGCCGGGCACCTACGACCCCGAGCTCGATCTCTTCTACATCGGCACCGGCAACGCCGAGCCGTACAACCCGAAGTATCGCGGCGGCATGGACAGCCTGTACGCCGCGAGCGTGCTCGCGATACGGCCGAAGACCGGCGAGCTCGTCTGGTACTACCAGTACCTGCCCAACGACAGCTTCGACTTCGACGGCACGGCGGAAAGCATCCTCGCCGACATGCGCATCGACGGCAAGCCGCGCAAGGTGCTGATCAACGTCAACAAGAACGGCTTCGTCTACGTCATCGACCGCACCAACGGCAAGCTCGTCTCGGCGCATCCGTTCGTCGCGCAGAACTGGGCGAAGCACATCGATCTGAAGACCGGCCGTCCGGTGCTCACCGATCTGCTCGAACGCGCGATCAAGGGCGAGACGATCGACCTCGCGCCGCGGCTCGCGACGAACGCGACGCTGTCCGCGTACAACCAGCGGACCGGAACGCTGTACCTGAACTCGTGGGAGCTCATCCGCGTGATGAAGTTCGTCGACCCGGAGCTCCAGGTCGGCCAGGGCTACACCGGCATCGAGACCAGCTCGAAGTTCCCGAAGCCCGCGGGCTATCACATGGCGATGAACCCGCTCACCGGCAAGGTGCTGTGGAAGACGCCGCTCGAAGACTACGCGTCGTCGGCCGGCATGCTGGGCACCGAAGGCGGCGTGCTCTTCACCGGCAAGCTCACCGGCGAGTTCCTCGCGCTCGACCAGGACACCGGCAAGCAGCTCTGGAGCTGGAAGACCGGATCGAGCGTCAATGCGCCGCCGATCACCTACACGCACCAGGGCGTGCAGTACGTGACGATCCTGTCGGGCCGGGGCGGCAGCAACCCGACGCGCGCGGTCGGCGCCATCGTGCCGAGCGGAGGCACAGTCGTGACCTTCGCGCTCCTTCGCGATTAG
- a CDS encoding toll/interleukin-1 receptor domain-containing protein has product MAMQVFLSHSAGDLKADADFVEDLRDRLLAVKADDGSPQFEVFFDRDNLRAADPWRQKLFDFLGACHGGVVVLNERAIQSDKYPWVHTEASILRWRTWMGEQLPLVLMLRGAGSQALYAQRKEWEPLAFGEVQFLGARKEFVDATLDTASFDVLVAQLKASGVANDGTRYGQLREALRSEIKRIPFDEPGVAEWTKRLLAEGPAGLSALIDKKGYLSDEAKQAIETALDLIAPWWIDVQSSARLASAATDPALSTFAVNGSRTDYTPLMYVRQACCLSANVAWKVLPIVGNSGTQGTQAFLDSIVAEVRRVLKSAFPKVWPPTEEVSDEDMNELIDSLLGKQRRPTFIALPPHLAADKTVADAVHAVFPNLKLIAMTRTPEQAAAIAHAVPLTPLPDPALEKSERERFRDIRAILS; this is encoded by the coding sequence ATGGCGATGCAGGTCTTCCTCAGTCACAGCGCCGGCGACCTCAAAGCCGACGCTGATTTCGTGGAAGACCTGCGCGACCGCTTGCTCGCGGTCAAGGCCGACGACGGCTCGCCGCAGTTCGAAGTCTTCTTCGACCGCGACAACCTGCGCGCGGCCGATCCGTGGCGCCAGAAGCTCTTCGATTTTCTCGGCGCGTGCCACGGCGGTGTGGTCGTGCTCAACGAGCGCGCGATCCAGTCGGACAAGTATCCGTGGGTGCACACCGAGGCGAGCATCCTGCGCTGGCGCACCTGGATGGGCGAGCAGCTGCCGCTGGTGCTGATGCTGCGCGGGGCGGGGTCGCAGGCGCTGTATGCGCAGCGCAAGGAATGGGAGCCGCTCGCGTTCGGCGAGGTGCAGTTCCTCGGCGCACGCAAGGAGTTCGTCGATGCGACGCTCGATACGGCCTCGTTCGACGTGCTGGTGGCGCAGCTCAAAGCGTCCGGGGTCGCGAACGACGGCACGCGCTACGGGCAGTTGCGCGAAGCGCTGCGCAGCGAGATCAAGCGCATCCCGTTCGACGAGCCGGGCGTCGCGGAGTGGACGAAACGCCTGCTCGCCGAAGGACCCGCGGGACTGTCCGCGCTGATCGACAAGAAAGGTTATCTCAGCGACGAAGCGAAGCAGGCGATCGAAACCGCGCTCGACCTGATCGCGCCGTGGTGGATCGACGTGCAGTCGTCCGCCCGCCTGGCGAGCGCGGCGACCGATCCGGCGCTGAGCACGTTCGCGGTGAACGGCTCGCGCACCGACTACACCCCGCTCATGTACGTGCGCCAGGCGTGCTGTCTCAGCGCCAACGTCGCGTGGAAAGTGCTGCCGATCGTGGGCAACTCCGGGACTCAGGGCACCCAGGCGTTCCTCGACTCGATCGTCGCGGAAGTGCGCCGCGTTCTCAAGTCGGCGTTCCCCAAGGTCTGGCCGCCGACCGAAGAGGTGTCCGACGAGGACATGAACGAGCTCATCGACAGCCTGCTCGGAAAGCAGCGCCGTCCCACGTTCATCGCGCTGCCGCCGCATCTCGCCGCGGACAAGACGGTCGCGGACGCGGTGCACGCGGTCTTTCCGAATCTCAAGCTGATCGCGATGACCAGGACCCCGGAGCAGGCGGCGGCGATCGCGCACGCCGTTCCGCTCACGCCGCTGCCCGATCCCGCGCTGGAGAAGAGCGAGCGCGAGCGCTTTCGCGACATCCGCGCGATTCTTTCGTAA
- a CDS encoding pentapeptide repeat-containing protein, whose translation MSKVYPIGIADALEAAARLGAETAEDIEAIAAVLGVAVRPHATPADGRGDAPPPEPVKPFVEPPKTPAAAPVADELAITIEAVERAHEDAPQVPRYIAEAAPLPPDPGAPAASPPLAPLFAPGLTRDMLRRGLSVMFEDGPVDAARLTELAGRGRMPQVIPRLPRASLRRGVQVVCDVSEAMRPYALDQGMLVRQVRDLVGERAVDVVFVEGVPDAHGDEAEAPYEAPPPGMPVLILSDFGIGRPLYAPRRGTPEQWRAFAERLRERGSRVIALVPHEPRRWPSILRSVVEFVHWDRPRQPRVVSEVALPVAPDEVDAADIIEAMRKRSPGAVELARVLSLAARIEPELMRAARIELLHHVDAGAEADLMFSEAMTVATAEAATLEPSVAHRLRRELAADPELCERAWSFLAGFREATAAPALIRVEERLNAASVAEPVDTDAIERELASVLRALIDGGADAAGLAYWVLHSMPRQPREVSATPIAQQLLAAAALRTSHRAVEVDALPEGPDGLARVTSPELLPRVHIGVRWTPGRCEFFDEPTPPMVTFEVPDTVPRVLYVAGADGLYAKVAIYPGKSEAVDTTDAALTLRTIDGAEHRIRLGSSVPQRFRDACFTVESLGSLGLSTSGFAISPYWIVTTRRRVAESAIVNVTGGPENRYTSHATVLDVEHDRYPHAVLEPGAIAPMETYVSLFDAAATPAGAADYRVLDRTRQAGHRASAASVEAPAGLQLLQLETAVPASNALEGAPVIAGGGLAGMVVEVHEGGIVAMLPAAGILDAVEETAVSHLRGTGGKRAMMGSVLFLHGLWLESGGLRGERASLDGESLEGVELERAVLRNASLRKAMLREARLARAEARDADFSGADLTNADLRGADLRGANFLDARLEGAQLDGANREGATLPPEGPGPRMPQIFLTAVSPDRSGLLRDVYMMLERELGQRLPPGGARFWHDSGDLQAGEQWSDTLRRELEDSDVVVAALARDFESVVEKGGGAQLAAALEMGKNVIPLLLERSTLPRELPRGLAALREVLQVRVSRKSLREDVARLADVVVRSLRAESPDAPKAESDVRALVANLYTGRPEQATTVDVDGARALRNALASQGLDDRDMLALALAIVRIESGDFSTVQEEPGRFNSSPSGNPFDLYEPGTAGGKSLGNTEPGDGARYRGRGLVQVTGRANYGRYGEAIGVDLLDHPDLMLEVDVSARVLAAMLRERETRLSKPLQARDFVSVVRVLGYSSGNPADRLAVAFQTALPLAEVLLREAPAPPASRRRPVRKAARK comes from the coding sequence GTGAGCAAGGTCTACCCGATCGGCATCGCGGACGCGCTCGAAGCGGCGGCGCGCCTCGGCGCGGAAACCGCCGAGGACATCGAGGCGATCGCGGCGGTGCTCGGCGTGGCCGTGCGTCCGCACGCGACGCCGGCGGATGGCAGGGGCGACGCGCCGCCGCCCGAGCCGGTCAAACCGTTCGTCGAGCCGCCGAAGACACCGGCGGCGGCGCCGGTCGCCGACGAGCTCGCGATCACGATCGAAGCGGTCGAGCGCGCGCATGAAGACGCGCCGCAAGTGCCTCGGTACATCGCTGAAGCCGCCCCGTTACCGCCCGATCCCGGCGCGCCTGCCGCGTCGCCGCCGCTCGCGCCGCTGTTCGCACCCGGCCTCACGCGCGACATGCTGCGCCGCGGGCTGTCGGTCATGTTCGAGGACGGCCCGGTCGACGCCGCGCGCCTGACCGAGCTCGCCGGCCGCGGCCGCATGCCGCAGGTGATTCCGCGCCTGCCTCGCGCGTCGCTGCGCCGGGGCGTGCAGGTGGTGTGCGACGTGTCCGAAGCGATGCGGCCGTACGCGCTCGACCAGGGGATGCTGGTGCGGCAGGTCAGGGATCTCGTCGGCGAGCGCGCGGTCGACGTGGTGTTCGTCGAAGGCGTGCCCGATGCGCACGGCGACGAAGCAGAGGCGCCTTACGAAGCGCCGCCACCCGGCATGCCGGTCCTCATCCTTTCGGACTTCGGCATCGGCCGGCCTTTGTACGCGCCGCGGCGGGGTACGCCCGAGCAATGGCGCGCGTTCGCCGAGCGCTTGCGGGAACGCGGCTCGCGAGTGATCGCGCTGGTGCCGCACGAGCCGCGGCGCTGGCCGTCGATCCTGCGATCGGTCGTCGAGTTCGTGCACTGGGACCGGCCGCGGCAGCCGCGCGTCGTCTCGGAGGTCGCGCTGCCGGTCGCGCCCGACGAAGTCGACGCCGCCGACATCATCGAAGCGATGCGCAAGCGCAGTCCGGGCGCGGTCGAGCTTGCGCGCGTCCTGAGCCTCGCCGCGCGCATCGAGCCCGAGCTCATGCGCGCCGCACGCATCGAGCTCCTGCACCACGTCGACGCCGGCGCCGAGGCCGATCTCATGTTCAGCGAGGCCATGACGGTCGCGACCGCCGAAGCGGCGACGCTGGAGCCGTCGGTCGCGCATCGCCTGCGGCGCGAGCTCGCGGCCGATCCCGAGCTCTGCGAGCGCGCGTGGAGCTTCCTCGCAGGCTTCCGTGAGGCGACCGCCGCGCCCGCGCTGATCCGCGTCGAAGAGCGGCTCAACGCCGCGAGCGTCGCCGAACCCGTCGACACCGACGCGATCGAGCGCGAGCTCGCCTCGGTGCTGCGCGCGCTGATCGACGGCGGCGCGGATGCCGCGGGCCTCGCGTACTGGGTGCTGCATTCGATGCCGCGGCAGCCGCGTGAGGTGAGCGCGACGCCGATAGCGCAACAGCTTCTGGCAGCGGCGGCGTTGCGCACGTCGCATCGCGCGGTGGAGGTCGATGCGCTGCCGGAAGGGCCGGACGGGCTTGCGCGCGTGACGTCGCCGGAGCTCCTGCCCCGCGTGCACATCGGCGTGCGCTGGACGCCGGGCCGCTGCGAGTTCTTCGACGAACCCACGCCGCCGATGGTGACCTTCGAAGTGCCGGACACGGTGCCTCGCGTGCTCTACGTCGCGGGCGCGGACGGTCTCTACGCCAAAGTCGCGATCTATCCCGGCAAGAGCGAGGCAGTCGATACGACGGACGCAGCGCTCACGCTGCGGACGATCGACGGCGCGGAGCATCGGATCCGCCTCGGATCGAGCGTGCCGCAGCGATTCCGGGACGCATGCTTCACGGTCGAGTCGCTGGGCTCGCTGGGCTTGTCGACGAGCGGTTTCGCGATCAGTCCGTACTGGATCGTCACGACGCGGCGCAGGGTCGCGGAATCCGCGATCGTCAACGTCACCGGCGGCCCGGAGAACCGGTATACGTCGCACGCCACCGTGCTCGACGTCGAGCACGATCGCTATCCGCACGCCGTGCTGGAGCCGGGGGCGATCGCGCCCATGGAAACGTATGTGTCGCTGTTCGACGCCGCGGCGACGCCGGCCGGCGCGGCGGACTATCGGGTGCTCGACCGCACGCGGCAGGCCGGACACCGGGCGAGCGCCGCCTCGGTGGAAGCGCCGGCCGGGCTGCAGCTCCTCCAGCTCGAGACGGCGGTGCCGGCGAGCAACGCGCTCGAAGGCGCACCCGTCATCGCCGGCGGCGGGCTCGCCGGCATGGTCGTCGAAGTGCACGAAGGCGGGATCGTGGCGATGCTGCCCGCGGCCGGGATCCTCGATGCGGTGGAAGAGACCGCGGTCTCGCACCTGCGGGGCACGGGTGGGAAGCGCGCCATGATGGGCTCGGTGCTGTTCCTGCACGGGCTGTGGCTGGAGAGCGGCGGCCTCCGCGGCGAGCGTGCGAGCCTCGACGGCGAGAGTCTCGAAGGCGTCGAGCTCGAGCGTGCGGTGCTGCGCAACGCGAGCCTGCGCAAGGCGATGCTCAGGGAGGCGCGGCTGGCCCGGGCCGAGGCGCGCGACGCCGATTTCTCCGGCGCCGATCTCACGAATGCGGACCTGCGTGGGGCCGACCTGCGCGGCGCCAACTTCCTCGACGCGAGGCTCGAAGGCGCCCAACTCGACGGCGCCAACCGCGAAGGCGCGACACTGCCCCCGGAGGGGCCCGGCCCTCGGATGCCGCAGATCTTCCTCACCGCCGTCAGTCCCGACCGCAGCGGCCTGCTGCGCGACGTGTACATGATGCTCGAGCGGGAGCTGGGCCAACGGCTGCCACCCGGCGGCGCACGGTTCTGGCACGACAGCGGCGACCTGCAAGCCGGAGAACAGTGGAGCGATACGCTACGGCGCGAGTTGGAAGACAGCGACGTCGTGGTAGCGGCGCTCGCGCGCGACTTCGAGTCGGTCGTCGAAAAGGGGGGCGGGGCGCAGCTGGCGGCAGCGCTCGAGATGGGTAAGAACGTCATTCCCTTGCTTCTCGAGCGCTCGACCTTGCCGCGCGAGCTGCCGCGGGGGCTCGCTGCGCTCCGCGAGGTCTTGCAGGTTCGGGTGTCGCGCAAGAGCCTCAGGGAAGACGTCGCGAGACTCGCCGACGTCGTCGTCCGATCGTTGCGAGCGGAGTCGCCGGATGCGCCTAAGGCCGAGAGCGACGTGCGGGCGCTCGTCGCGAATCTCTATACCGGACGGCCGGAACAGGCGACCACGGTGGACGTCGACGGTGCGCGCGCTCTCCGCAACGCACTCGCATCGCAGGGGCTGGACGACCGTGACATGCTCGCGCTGGCGCTCGCGATCGTCCGCATCGAGAGCGGCGACTTTTCGACGGTCCAGGAGGAGCCCGGCCGCTTCAACAGCTCGCCGAGCGGCAATCCCTTCGATCTCTACGAGCCCGGCACGGCGGGCGGCAAATCGCTCGGCAACACCGAGCCCGGCGACGGCGCGCGCTATCGCGGGCGGGGGCTGGTGCAGGTCACCGGGCGCGCCAATTACGGGCGCTACGGCGAGGCGATCGGCGTGGACCTCCTCGACCATCCGGATCTCATGCTCGAGGTCGACGTGTCGGCCCGCGTGCTGGCGGCGATGCTGCGCGAGCGCGAGACGCGTCTGAGCAAGCCGCTGCAAGCGCGCGACTTCGTGAGCGTCGTGCGGGTTCTGGGCTATTCGAGCGGCAATCCGGCGGACCGCCTCGCGGTTGCGTTCCAGACCGCGCTGCCCCTCGCGGAGGTGCTGCTGCGAGAAGCGCCCGCACCGCCGGCGTCTCGGCGGCGTCCGGTGCGCAAGGCGGCGCGGAAGTAG
- a CDS encoding CmcJ/NvfI family oxidoreductase — MPLTAERSLTGSVAAEFNYIVDTGIPPVRYIDWPEMADKAIPPQYRQYVMTVTDGRPFRASFDLDTHGFVFVDHPTRVRDFTSDAERKAVYDPEVEALVKRCSGASHVVVFDHTIRVTDDESQRVSGARPTVKGVHNDYTEDSAPRRLAEIVGAEEAGRRLKKRYAIVQVWRPIRGPVLVDPLGICDGRSIPREGFIRVERRYQYRTGEVYHIAHNPAHKWYWFPRMTRDEALVFKVFDSDATKPSRFTAHSAFDDPNSPPDAPPRESIETRTFAFWD; from the coding sequence ATGCCGCTCACCGCCGAACGGTCTCTGACCGGCAGCGTTGCCGCCGAGTTCAATTACATCGTGGACACCGGCATTCCGCCGGTCCGCTACATCGACTGGCCCGAGATGGCCGACAAGGCGATCCCGCCGCAGTACCGTCAGTATGTAATGACGGTCACCGACGGGCGCCCCTTTAGGGCGTCGTTCGACCTCGACACCCACGGCTTCGTCTTCGTCGATCACCCGACCCGCGTCCGGGACTTCACCTCTGATGCCGAGCGCAAGGCGGTCTACGACCCGGAGGTCGAGGCGCTGGTGAAGCGCTGCTCCGGGGCGTCCCACGTGGTCGTGTTCGACCACACGATAAGGGTCACCGACGACGAGTCCCAGCGCGTCTCGGGCGCCCGCCCGACCGTCAAGGGCGTACACAACGACTACACCGAGGACTCCGCCCCGCGGCGGCTGGCCGAGATCGTCGGCGCCGAGGAAGCCGGGCGGCGGCTGAAGAAGCGCTACGCCATCGTCCAGGTCTGGCGGCCGATCCGCGGCCCGGTGCTGGTCGACCCCCTGGGCATCTGCGACGGCCGCTCGATCCCGCGCGAAGGCTTCATCCGCGTCGAGCGGCGCTACCAGTACCGCACCGGCGAGGTCTATCACATCGCCCACAACCCGGCGCACAAGTGGTACTGGTTCCCGCGCATGACGCGCGACGAGGCGCTGGTGTTCAAGGTCTTCGATTCGGACGCCACCAAGCCCTCGCGCTTCACCGCCCACAGCGCGTTCGACGATCCCAATTCGCCGCCCGACGCCCCGCCGCGGGAGAGCATCGAAACCCGCACCTTCGCCTTCTGGGACTAA
- a CDS encoding tripartite tricarboxylate transporter substrate binding protein has product MSPITTMAAALLALTAGNALAQKTYPERPVRLVTGYLAGGGSDFVTRTTAQKLQELLGGTVIVENRTGGGTNIAAEYVARAAPDGHTLLVGGSANTANMTLYRKPGYDIVKDFAPISRLTSGPNILVVHPSVPAKTIPELIALAKKNPGQLTYASAGNASSNHFSGALFTSMAKIDIVHVPYKGGAGAIIDTIAGHVSMYFSTLQTALPHVRSGRVRGLAVTTLKRSQAAPEFPTFAESGLPGFDVAAWHMLLAPAGTPPEIVTKLNAEVVRGLAQPDARQRFATQGFDVVTTTPQALADYIKLDVARSAKIIQASGMKVD; this is encoded by the coding sequence CTGACCGCCGGCAATGCGCTCGCGCAGAAAACCTATCCCGAGCGCCCGGTGCGCCTCGTCACCGGCTATCTCGCCGGCGGCGGCTCGGATTTCGTCACGCGCACCACCGCGCAGAAGCTCCAGGAGCTGCTGGGCGGCACGGTGATCGTCGAGAACCGCACCGGCGGCGGCACCAACATCGCGGCGGAGTATGTCGCGCGCGCGGCGCCGGACGGGCACACGCTGCTCGTCGGCGGCAGCGCGAACACCGCGAACATGACGCTCTACAGGAAGCCCGGCTACGACATCGTGAAGGATTTCGCGCCGATCAGCCGGCTCACGTCGGGGCCGAACATCCTCGTCGTGCATCCGAGCGTACCGGCGAAGACCATCCCGGAGCTGATCGCGCTCGCGAAGAAGAATCCCGGGCAGCTCACGTATGCGTCGGCCGGCAACGCGAGCAGCAATCACTTCTCGGGCGCGCTCTTCACCTCCATGGCGAAGATCGACATCGTGCACGTGCCGTACAAGGGCGGCGCAGGCGCGATCATCGACACGATCGCCGGCCATGTCTCGATGTACTTCAGCACGCTGCAAACCGCGCTGCCGCACGTCCGCTCCGGCCGTGTGCGCGGGCTGGCGGTGACCACGCTCAAGCGCTCTCAGGCCGCGCCGGAATTTCCGACGTTCGCCGAATCCGGATTACCGGGCTTCGACGTCGCCGCGTGGCACATGCTGCTCGCACCTGCCGGGACGCCGCCGGAGATCGTGACGAAGCTCAACGCCGAGGTTGTTCGCGGGCTCGCGCAGCCGGACGCCAGGCAGCGCTTTGCGACGCAGGGCTTCGACGTCGTGACCACGACGCCGCAGGCGCTGGCGGATTACATCAAGCTGGATGTGGCGAGGTCGGCGAAGATCATCCAGGCGTCGGGTATGAAGGTGGACTAG
- a CDS encoding MoxR family ATPase, protein MGYTKIFDPQPLFKDLRTAAERRVPASGDRRDGKVYVYTEPLVLAVNVALATGRPLLLRGPPGSGKSSAAYNIARILGRRYYEKVITSRMTANDLLWRYDAVRRLGDAQVAAAAKSRRRKAAPRRWESYHPYIQPEVMWWVFDRASAERRGLPADEKLFFEPAVDPAVYTPPRKPDAPAVVLLDEIDKAEPDVPNNLLVTMGSMEFQVDELQCTVKLQHAENLPLLIVTTNEERQLPSAFLRRCVVHRFPAPTREELIALATKVEPRSSAAFHERIAAAMERLADERRKSTREEFTPSVAEFLDAVRACQRLGSNKIDVQTIDDIVERATWKTPHEKRPANA, encoded by the coding sequence ATGGGGTACACCAAGATCTTCGACCCGCAGCCGCTGTTCAAGGACCTGCGCACGGCCGCCGAGCGCAGGGTGCCGGCGAGCGGCGACCGCCGCGACGGCAAGGTATACGTCTACACCGAGCCGCTGGTGCTCGCGGTGAACGTCGCGCTCGCCACCGGACGGCCGCTGCTGCTGCGCGGACCGCCCGGCAGCGGGAAGTCGTCGGCCGCGTACAACATCGCGCGCATCCTCGGCCGCCGCTATTACGAGAAAGTCATCACTTCGCGCATGACGGCGAACGACCTGCTGTGGCGTTACGACGCGGTGCGCCGTCTCGGCGACGCGCAGGTCGCCGCGGCCGCGAAGTCGCGGCGCCGCAAGGCCGCGCCGCGGCGGTGGGAGTCGTATCACCCGTACATCCAGCCCGAAGTGATGTGGTGGGTGTTCGACCGCGCGTCGGCGGAGCGCCGCGGGCTGCCGGCGGACGAGAAGCTCTTCTTCGAGCCGGCGGTCGATCCGGCGGTGTACACGCCGCCGCGCAAGCCCGACGCGCCGGCGGTCGTGCTGCTCGACGAGATCGACAAGGCCGAGCCCGACGTCCCGAACAACCTGCTGGTCACGATGGGCTCGATGGAGTTCCAGGTCGACGAGCTGCAGTGCACGGTGAAGCTGCAGCACGCCGAAAACCTGCCGCTGCTGATCGTCACGACGAACGAAGAGCGGCAACTGCCTTCGGCGTTCCTGCGCCGCTGCGTCGTGCACCGCTTTCCGGCGCCGACCCGGGAAGAGCTGATCGCGCTCGCGACCAAGGTGGAGCCGCGAAGCTCCGCCGCGTTTCACGAGCGTATCGCGGCCGCCATGGAAAGGCTCGCGGACGAGCGCAGAAAGAGCACGCGTGAAGAATTCACGCCGAGCGTCGCGGAGTTTCTCGACGCGGTGCGGGCGTGTCAGCGCCTGGGCTCGAACAAGATCGATGTGCAGACCATCGACGACATCGTCGAGCGCGCGACGTGGAAGACGCCGCACGAGAAGCGGCCCGCCAACGCGTGA